From Bordetella flabilis, the proteins below share one genomic window:
- a CDS encoding type II toxin-antitoxin system HipA family toxin → MKLDVHVCGRTVAKLYRERDEYVLSYLPGTDPAYFVSLTMPVRAEPWRWPRDLHPFFRQNLPEGYLLSVIREEFGPLLDGTDLSLLAVVGGMGIGRVTVTPEGGVPGIDMQPLQVEQLLKAENTAAHFASLVRRYARASISGMVPKFIAPEEWAGTSPSDVGKSTLRTGRHIVKGSDDSTPYLGFNEFYTMRVLERLNVVPVARTRMSEDGRVLVVDRFDVDGQGRVTHGVEDACSLLGLPPHEKYATTMERVLNSTRVYVPAAHVRTQLELFGWHLLTNYVVRNADCHAKNVALYYTSLKDVAYTPVYDLVTTQAYPRYAANPPGLSVDGRQAWAVGKSLERFFKARLGIAPKQYAEMVERLCDSAVDVGREVVEAARNERRWHVVATQMVHAWNDGMASLRSPKSPVAFRGLDEAIAQAGLSTPARPEKGREVIGRSELLVRSRKR, encoded by the coding sequence ATGAAACTCGATGTGCATGTATGCGGGAGGACGGTTGCCAAGCTTTATCGGGAGCGCGACGAGTATGTTTTGAGTTACCTGCCCGGCACCGATCCGGCCTACTTCGTCAGCCTGACGATGCCAGTGCGCGCGGAGCCCTGGCGATGGCCGCGCGACCTGCATCCCTTCTTTCGTCAGAATCTTCCCGAAGGTTATTTGCTGAGCGTCATCCGCGAAGAGTTCGGTCCGCTGCTCGATGGCACCGATCTTTCGCTGCTGGCCGTGGTGGGTGGAATGGGGATCGGACGTGTCACCGTCACGCCCGAGGGCGGGGTGCCCGGCATTGACATGCAGCCGTTGCAGGTCGAGCAGTTGCTGAAGGCGGAGAACACCGCGGCACATTTCGCCAGCCTGGTGCGCCGGTATGCCCGGGCATCCATCTCCGGCATGGTTCCCAAGTTCATTGCCCCGGAAGAGTGGGCTGGCACGTCCCCATCCGACGTGGGAAAGTCCACATTGCGCACGGGCCGCCACATCGTCAAGGGATCGGACGACAGCACTCCTTATCTCGGCTTCAACGAGTTCTATACCATGCGGGTGCTGGAGCGCTTGAATGTCGTGCCCGTGGCCAGGACACGCATGTCGGAGGATGGGCGCGTGCTCGTCGTGGACCGGTTCGACGTGGATGGGCAGGGCAGGGTCACGCATGGTGTCGAAGACGCGTGCAGCTTGCTCGGACTGCCGCCGCACGAGAAGTATGCGACGACGATGGAGCGGGTGTTGAACTCGACCCGTGTGTACGTGCCTGCCGCGCATGTGCGGACGCAATTGGAGTTGTTTGGCTGGCATTTGCTGACCAACTATGTGGTGCGTAATGCAGATTGCCATGCCAAGAACGTGGCGCTGTACTACACCAGTTTGAAAGACGTTGCATATACGCCGGTCTACGACCTCGTCACCACGCAGGCATATCCGCGCTACGCCGCCAATCCGCCAGGGTTGTCCGTCGATGGGCGGCAGGCCTGGGCTGTGGGAAAGAGCTTGGAACGTTTCTTCAAGGCCAGGCTGGGCATTGCGCCGAAGCAGTATGCGGAGATGGTCGAGCGCTTGTGCGATTCCGCGGTGGACGTCGGGCGGGAAGTGGTCGAGGCGGCCAGGAACGAGCGGCGGTGGCATGTCGTGGCTACGCAGATGGTGCATGCCTGGAATGATGGGATGGCATCGCTACGGAGCCCGAAGAGCCCCGTCGCCTTCAGGGGACTGGATGAGGCGATTGCGCAGGCAGGGCTTTCAACGCCGGCTCGCCCCGAGAAGGGGCGAGAGGTAATAGGCCGTTCAGAATTGTTGGTCAGGTCGCGCAAGCGCTAG
- the murB gene encoding UDP-N-acetylmuramate dehydrogenase yields the protein MSNPPASCPDADTLTPMPADLTSLNTFGLAAMAPAYVRVTSLAQLDSLSALVKRYSRVFVLGGGSNVVLPSTVDGLVVHMCIPGIRLLEARADAWIVEAGGGESWHGFVATCLRQAWDGLENLALIPGTVGAAPVQNIGAYGVELDQRFLGLTAWDIVRGASVELSAADCRFAYRDSRFKHDDPGRWLIVAVRFALPRPWRPVLEYPDLAHHAGLAGGEAVSARAIFDAVCAIRRQKLPDPAVVGNAGSFFKNPIVDASRHASLKQRYPGLVSYPQADGRFKLAAGWLIDQCGWKGRAMGAAGVHDRQALVLVNRGGARAADILALADAIRADVQARFGVDLDREPVLP from the coding sequence ATGTCAAATCCTCCGGCGTCTTGCCCAGACGCCGACACACTTACGCCAATGCCGGCGGACCTGACCTCCCTGAATACCTTCGGCCTGGCCGCCATGGCTCCGGCCTATGTGCGCGTGACTTCCCTTGCGCAGTTGGACAGCCTGTCCGCGCTGGTCAAACGCTATTCCCGTGTGTTCGTGCTGGGGGGCGGCAGCAACGTCGTGCTGCCATCCACGGTGGACGGCCTGGTGGTGCACATGTGCATCCCCGGTATCCGCCTGCTGGAAGCGCGCGCCGACGCGTGGATCGTCGAGGCCGGCGGGGGCGAGAGCTGGCATGGCTTCGTCGCGACCTGCCTGCGCCAGGCCTGGGATGGCCTGGAAAACCTGGCTTTGATTCCCGGCACGGTGGGCGCGGCGCCGGTGCAGAACATCGGCGCCTATGGTGTCGAGCTGGACCAGCGTTTCCTGGGACTGACGGCGTGGGACATCGTGCGCGGCGCGAGCGTGGAGCTGTCCGCGGCAGACTGCCGGTTTGCCTATCGCGACAGTCGCTTCAAGCACGATGATCCAGGCCGCTGGCTGATCGTCGCTGTCCGCTTCGCGTTGCCCCGGCCCTGGCGCCCCGTCCTCGAATATCCCGACCTCGCGCACCATGCCGGGCTCGCGGGCGGCGAAGCGGTATCCGCGCGCGCCATATTCGATGCCGTTTGCGCGATCCGGCGCCAGAAGCTGCCGGACCCGGCAGTCGTCGGCAACGCGGGGAGTTTCTTCAAGAACCCCATCGTCGACGCAAGTCGCCATGCCTCGCTCAAGCAGCGTTATCCGGGCCTGGTGTCCTACCCGCAGGCGGATGGCCGCTTCAAGCTTGCCGCCGGCTGGCTGATCGACCAATGCGGCTGGAAAGGGCGCGCGATGGGCGCCGCGGGCGTGCACGACCGCCAGGCGCTGGTGCTGGTGAACAGGGGCGGGGCCCGGGCTGCCGATATCCTGGCCCTGGCCGATGCCATACGCGCCGACGTCCAGGCGCGCTTCGGGGTCGACCTGGATCGCGAGCCCGTATTGCCTTAG